The following proteins come from a genomic window of Tepidiforma thermophila:
- a CDS encoding FtsB family cell division protein, whose amino-acid sequence MPPLIFLSRSRLIIVASLLIGSYFVYTAALGAYRAQQLGEARAQAERQLRELEEQKAYLEAVRAYVASDVYVEQEARRRYGYIREGEIPFVVISPPAAEEEQPAGPWWQRLFPR is encoded by the coding sequence ATGCCGCCGCTCATCTTCCTCAGCCGCTCCCGCCTCATCATCGTGGCCAGTCTGCTTATCGGGAGCTACTTCGTCTACACCGCCGCGCTGGGCGCCTACCGCGCTCAGCAGCTCGGCGAGGCCCGCGCCCAGGCTGAGCGCCAGCTGCGCGAACTCGAAGAGCAAAAAGCCTACCTCGAAGCGGTCCGGGCCTACGTCGCCTCCGATGTCTACGTCGAACAGGAGGCCCGCCGCCGCTACGGTTACATCCGCGAAGGAGAAATCCCGTTTGTCGTCATCAGCCCGCCGGCCGCCGAAGAAGAGCAGCCCGCCGGCCCCTGGTGGCAGCGGCTCTTCCCGCGCTGA
- a CDS encoding histidine phosphatase family protein, giving the protein MSLVYLVRHGETDHNAQERGLGRADVPLSERGLEQAKLIAARFARVPLDAVLSSPLQRALVIARAIAEQHALAVDIRPELTELDVGETEGLAYAEIRARFPDFYAAWTGDDPVHVPMPGGESIAALAERLAPLARDLLDGPDRVIVVVSHNFTLRVLVCLLLSIHIASFRNFRLDLGSITTISIQHGRAAIQALNDVCHLDALNLSPAARSVSS; this is encoded by the coding sequence ATGAGCCTCGTCTATCTCGTCCGCCACGGCGAAACCGACCACAACGCCCAGGAACGCGGCCTTGGGCGCGCCGATGTCCCCCTCTCCGAACGCGGCCTGGAGCAGGCGAAGCTCATCGCTGCCCGGTTCGCACGCGTGCCCCTCGATGCCGTCCTCAGCAGCCCCCTCCAGCGCGCGCTGGTCATCGCGCGGGCCATTGCCGAACAGCACGCCCTCGCCGTCGATATCCGCCCGGAGCTTACGGAGCTGGACGTCGGCGAAACTGAGGGCCTGGCTTACGCCGAAATCCGCGCCCGCTTTCCCGACTTCTACGCCGCCTGGACTGGTGACGACCCGGTCCACGTTCCCATGCCCGGCGGCGAGTCCATCGCCGCGCTGGCGGAGCGCCTCGCGCCGCTCGCTCGCGACCTCCTCGATGGTCCCGACCGCGTCATCGTGGTCGTTTCGCACAATTTCACCCTGCGCGTCCTGGTCTGCCTCCTGCTCAGCATCCACATCGCCAGCTTCCGGAACTTCCGGCTCGACCTCGGCTCCATCACGACTATCTCCATCCAGCATGGCCGGGCCGCTATCCAGGCGCTCAACGACGTCTGCCATCTCGACGCCTTGAACCTTTCGCCGGCCGCGCGTAGCGTCTCCAGCTGA
- a CDS encoding GNAT family N-acetyltransferase, producing MASLRPVPLTTCEIRPATPADAPELYLLWQRVREHNARLDPRVVLAPVAPDQFATALERQLNRGAATVFVAADRTRLAGFVSGAIETASADRLPERHATIGYLWVEPGYRRRGLGRALVDAVARWAAGYDGVRHFEMPVLAADAEAARFWEALGFRPFITRLWAPLAREPDDGGAP from the coding sequence ATGGCGTCGCTACGGCCAGTACCTCTGACCACCTGCGAAATCCGGCCGGCAACGCCCGCCGATGCCCCTGAGCTCTATCTGCTCTGGCAGCGCGTCCGCGAACATAATGCCCGGCTCGACCCCCGCGTCGTGCTCGCTCCCGTCGCGCCCGACCAGTTCGCCACCGCGCTCGAACGCCAGCTCAACCGCGGCGCAGCCACCGTGTTCGTCGCTGCCGACCGCACCCGGCTCGCTGGTTTCGTCTCCGGCGCCATCGAAACCGCCAGCGCTGACCGTCTCCCCGAGCGGCACGCCACGATTGGCTACCTCTGGGTCGAGCCTGGTTACCGGCGGCGCGGCCTCGGCCGCGCACTCGTGGATGCCGTGGCGCGCTGGGCCGCCGGGTACGACGGGGTCCGCCACTTCGAAATGCCGGTTCTTGCCGCAGATGCGGAGGCTGCCCGCTTCTGGGAAGCGCTCGGCTTCCGTCCGTTCATTACGCGCCTGTGGGCGCCGCTGGCGCGCGAACCGGATGACGGCGGTGCGCCATGA
- a CDS encoding TIGR03936 family radical SAM-associated protein, translated as MSSQQRIRTWFRKGERVRYISHLDVLRFWERAIRRAGLPLSYSQGFTPHPKLAFASPLPLGFTAEREVMDVHLDERVDPAEFHARLAAQATGDLAVVAVREVPLAAPQPQAAMLWSDYRAAVPGLDPAEARARIEAFLALPAFEWREERGERERTYDLRAATAWLTARPIDGGAELAMRLRTDQNITARPEAILAALFPGFEPQSYVRTGIILDERSPARELWRRYGQYL; from the coding sequence GTGAGCAGTCAGCAGCGCATCCGCACCTGGTTCCGCAAAGGCGAGCGCGTCCGCTACATCTCCCACCTCGACGTCCTGCGCTTTTGGGAGCGCGCCATCCGTCGCGCCGGTCTCCCGCTCTCCTACTCACAGGGCTTTACGCCCCATCCCAAACTGGCATTCGCCTCGCCGCTGCCCCTTGGCTTCACCGCCGAGCGCGAAGTCATGGATGTCCACCTCGACGAGCGCGTCGACCCCGCCGAGTTCCACGCGCGCCTTGCCGCCCAGGCTACCGGCGACCTCGCCGTCGTCGCCGTCCGCGAGGTTCCCCTCGCGGCGCCCCAGCCCCAGGCCGCGATGCTCTGGTCCGATTACCGCGCGGCAGTGCCCGGCCTTGACCCCGCCGAGGCCCGCGCCCGCATCGAGGCGTTCCTCGCCCTGCCCGCCTTCGAATGGCGCGAGGAGCGTGGCGAACGCGAGCGCACCTACGACCTCCGCGCCGCCACCGCCTGGCTCACCGCCCGCCCGATCGACGGCGGCGCCGAGCTCGCCATGCGCCTGCGTACCGACCAGAACATAACCGCCCGCCCGGAGGCTATACTGGCGGCGCTCTTCCCCGGCTTCGAGCCGCAGAGCTACGTGCGCACCGGCATCATCCTCGATGAACGGTCGCCAGCGAGGGAGCTATGGCGTCGCTACGGCCAGTACCTCTGA
- the meaB gene encoding methylmalonyl Co-A mutase-associated GTPase MeaB has product MDELVQRFLAGDRRALARIITRVENGTLEGRDYVRALFPHSGRAHIVGITGGAGSGKSTLTGALTAELRRRGRTVAIIAVDPSSPFTHGALLGDRIRMQDVTMDPGVYMRSMAGRGALGGLAPAIADVVAVVDAFGFDYIIVETIGAGQDEVEIAGTAMTTVLVNNPGTGDDIQALKAGIIEIADILVVNKADHPGADILVSQLQALLALSPADQRRPPILKTIATRGEGMAQLADAIDEHRAYLEQTGQLAAHRSEDARHQLLAITQQLILDEIRRAAPEAVIETLTGRIASRELDPHTAAEELAALVLPRG; this is encoded by the coding sequence GTGGACGAACTGGTCCAGCGCTTCCTCGCGGGCGACCGCCGCGCGCTCGCCCGCATCATCACCCGCGTTGAAAACGGCACCCTCGAAGGGCGCGACTACGTCCGTGCCCTCTTCCCCCACTCCGGGCGCGCCCACATCGTCGGCATCACCGGCGGCGCAGGCTCCGGCAAGAGCACACTGACCGGCGCGCTCACCGCCGAACTCCGCCGGCGGGGGCGCACCGTCGCGATCATCGCCGTCGACCCCTCCAGCCCGTTCACCCACGGCGCCCTGCTCGGCGACCGCATCCGCATGCAGGACGTCACCATGGACCCGGGCGTCTACATGCGCTCCATGGCCGGCCGCGGCGCCCTCGGCGGTCTCGCCCCGGCCATCGCCGATGTTGTCGCCGTCGTCGACGCCTTCGGGTTCGACTACATCATCGTCGAGACCATCGGCGCCGGCCAGGACGAGGTCGAAATCGCCGGCACCGCCATGACAACGGTCCTCGTCAACAACCCGGGCACCGGCGACGACATCCAGGCGCTCAAAGCCGGCATCATCGAAATCGCCGACATCCTCGTCGTCAACAAGGCCGACCACCCCGGTGCCGATATCCTCGTCAGCCAGCTCCAGGCCCTCCTCGCCCTCTCCCCCGCTGACCAGCGGCGGCCGCCCATCCTCAAAACCATCGCCACCCGCGGTGAAGGGATGGCGCAGCTCGCCGACGCCATCGATGAGCATCGCGCCTACCTCGAGCAGACCGGCCAGCTCGCGGCCCACCGCTCCGAAGATGCCCGCCATCAGCTCCTCGCCATCACGCAGCAGCTGATCCTCGACGAGATCCGGCGCGCTGCCCCCGAGGCCGTCATCGAAACGCTCACCGGCCGCATCGCAAGCCGCGAACTCGACCCCCACACCGCCGCCGAAGAGCTCGCCGCCCTCGTCCTCCCCCGCGGGTGA
- a CDS encoding cobalamin B12-binding domain-containing protein: protein MSTATATDKIRVLIAKPGLDGHDRGAKVVARALRDGGCEVIYTGIRQTPEMIAEAALQEDVDVVGLSILSGAHLELFPRVVEELKKRGLDDVLLFCGGIIPEEDTEALQKLGFKAIFRPGTNTQDIVKFVYDNVKKK, encoded by the coding sequence ATGTCGACAGCAACCGCCACCGACAAGATCCGTGTCCTCATCGCCAAGCCCGGCCTCGACGGCCACGACCGCGGCGCGAAGGTCGTCGCCCGCGCCCTCCGCGATGGCGGCTGCGAAGTCATCTACACCGGCATCCGCCAGACCCCAGAAATGATCGCCGAAGCCGCCCTCCAGGAAGACGTCGATGTCGTCGGCCTCTCCATCCTCTCCGGTGCGCACCTCGAGCTCTTTCCCCGCGTCGTCGAGGAGTTGAAGAAGCGCGGCCTCGACGACGTCCTCCTCTTCTGCGGGGGCATCATCCCCGAAGAAGACACCGAGGCCCTCCAGAAGCTCGGCTTCAAGGCGATCTTCCGGCCCGGTACCAACACCCAGGACATCGTCAAGTTCGTCTACGACAACGTGAAGAAGAAGTAA
- a CDS encoding VOC family protein, with translation MKAKRIDHVGIVVKNLEEATATYARNFGLQVDPSRGGEVPALGIKNAFMPIGDSDLEFIQPTTDQGPVAQFAKERGEGQFLLSIEVDDVAAAVEHLRSLGFRVGDPNNGVAFVSPKSSHGVNLQLIQRQGR, from the coding sequence GTGAAAGCAAAGCGCATCGACCACGTCGGCATCGTCGTCAAGAACCTCGAGGAGGCAACCGCCACCTACGCCCGCAACTTCGGGCTCCAGGTCGATCCCTCCCGCGGCGGCGAAGTGCCCGCACTGGGCATCAAAAACGCATTCATGCCCATCGGCGACAGCGACCTCGAGTTCATCCAGCCCACCACCGACCAGGGCCCCGTTGCCCAGTTCGCCAAAGAGCGCGGCGAGGGCCAGTTTCTCCTCTCGATCGAAGTCGACGACGTTGCCGCCGCCGTTGAACACCTGCGCAGCCTCGGCTTTCGCGTCGGCGACCCGAACAACGGTGTTGCCTTCGTGTCGCCGAAGTCCTCGCACGGCGTCAACCTCCAGCTGATTCAGCGCCAGGGACGCTGA
- a CDS encoding VOC family protein gives MTGIGATHIDHIVISSNNSEVVAETFHRNLGIEIRRTMSRPGTGAKLAFAKLGEVVLEFAGPPEPDPAAEVKARLWGLVLAVADIAAAVQRLRGLGYNVGDPKPAVQPGALIATVKSGTSGVPFALIQYNAIPNESPAGAAP, from the coding sequence ATGACCGGCATCGGCGCCACCCACATCGACCACATCGTCATCTCCTCGAACAACAGCGAGGTGGTCGCCGAGACGTTCCATCGCAACCTCGGCATTGAGATTCGGCGCACCATGAGCCGCCCGGGCACCGGCGCAAAGCTTGCCTTCGCAAAGCTCGGCGAGGTCGTTCTCGAATTCGCGGGGCCGCCCGAGCCCGACCCTGCAGCCGAGGTCAAAGCACGGCTCTGGGGTCTCGTCCTCGCCGTCGCCGATATCGCCGCCGCCGTCCAACGGCTGCGCGGCCTCGGCTACAACGTCGGTGACCCGAAGCCCGCCGTCCAGCCCGGCGCCCTCATCGCCACCGTGAAATCCGGCACGAGCGGCGTCCCTTTCGCACTCATTCAGTACAACGCCATTCCCAACGAATCTCCCGCTGGAGCAGCACCGTGA
- the mce gene encoding methylmalonyl-CoA epimerase, translating to MLTKIHHVGIVVHSADEALKFYRDALGLPVTADRVVEDQGVRGVLLKIGESEIELLEPTRDDTGVARFLANRGEGMHHICFESDDVAKELEAAREKGIELIDQAPRLGLAGMIAFLHPRANHGVLVEFATPIEGQHDH from the coding sequence ATGCTCACCAAAATCCACCACGTCGGCATCGTCGTGCACTCCGCCGACGAAGCCCTCAAGTTCTACCGCGATGCACTCGGCCTCCCGGTTACCGCGGACCGCGTCGTCGAAGACCAGGGCGTTCGCGGCGTCCTCCTCAAGATCGGCGAATCCGAAATCGAACTCCTCGAGCCGACCCGCGACGACACCGGCGTTGCCCGCTTCCTCGCCAACCGCGGCGAGGGCATGCACCACATCTGCTTCGAATCTGACGACGTCGCAAAGGAACTCGAAGCCGCACGCGAAAAGGGCATCGAACTCATCGATCAGGCGCCCCGCCTCGGCCTCGCCGGCATGATTGCGTTCCTTCACCCCCGGGCCAACCACGGCGTCCTCGTCGAATTCGCCACGCCCATCGAGGGGCAGCACGACCACTAA
- a CDS encoding maleylpyruvate isomerase N-terminal domain-containing protein, which yields MSDDDIRTRADERRRLLAELELERNQLIRNVETCRIRDIERPFIGEWSVKDIVGHVASWEAEVVTALRELRAGRRPELYDFNRSRLDAWNQEHVERKRSLDFFSVLQQLKDGRHRLLEELAHIPDEDLVDEGSGYRKLVQAVIDHDREHWHAIAARLAGMEGARRTGAQSIIEEATS from the coding sequence ATGAGCGACGACGACATCCGGACCCGCGCCGATGAGCGGCGCCGCCTCCTCGCCGAGCTCGAACTCGAGCGCAACCAGCTGATCCGGAACGTCGAAACGTGCCGCATCCGCGATATCGAGCGGCCATTCATCGGCGAATGGTCCGTCAAAGATATCGTCGGCCACGTCGCCAGCTGGGAGGCAGAGGTCGTCACCGCCCTGCGCGAGCTCCGTGCCGGCCGGCGCCCCGAGCTCTACGACTTCAACCGCAGCCGCCTGGACGCCTGGAACCAGGAGCACGTCGAGCGCAAGCGCAGCCTCGATTTCTTCAGCGTCCTCCAGCAGCTCAAAGACGGCCGCCACCGCCTCCTCGAAGAACTCGCCCATATCCCGGATGAGGACCTCGTCGACGAAGGGTCCGGCTACCGCAAGCTCGTCCAGGCCGTCATCGACCACGACCGCGAACACTGGCACGCCATCGCCGCGCGCCTCGCCGGCATGGAGGGAGCACGGCGAACCGGCGCCCAGTCCATCATCGAAGAAGCCACATCCTGA
- a CDS encoding acyl-CoA mutase large subunit family protein gives MPITTKREWLQGPYAKAVQRAPERQPSFETTGRMPIEPIYTQDDLEGWDPVTQLGFPGEFPFTRGIQPTMYRGRLWTMRQYAGFGTAEESNQRYRYLLSQGQTGLSVAFDLPTQIGYDSDDPMAAGEVGKVGVAIDSIEDMLVLFDGIPLDKVTTSMTINATAAILLALYVAVGKHQGVSPDRLGGTVQNDILKEYIARGTYIYPPKPSMRLITDIFAYCKDNVPQWNTISISGYHMREAGCTAAQEIAFTLANGIAYVEAALGAGLDVDEFAGRLSFFFACHNNFLEEVAKFRAARRLWAHIMRDRFEAKNPRSQMLRFHTQTGGATLTAQQPENNIVRTTVQALAAVLGGTQSLHTNSMDEALALPTEKAVQIALRTQQILAYESGVADVIDPLGGSYFVEDLTNRLEAEAREYIKTIDSMGGALAAIEKGFQQKEIQEAAYRYQMQVENKERIIVGVNEFIVAEEEQPEILRVDPAIGQRQVEKLRRLRATRDNAAVERMLDRIEQAARGTENLVPIMIEAVENRVTLGEISHRLRKVWGEQREPVFI, from the coding sequence ATGCCAATCACCACCAAGCGCGAGTGGCTGCAGGGCCCCTACGCCAAAGCTGTCCAGCGCGCCCCCGAACGTCAGCCTTCCTTCGAAACCACCGGGCGGATGCCCATCGAGCCCATCTACACCCAGGATGACCTCGAAGGCTGGGACCCGGTCACGCAGCTCGGCTTCCCCGGCGAGTTCCCCTTCACCCGCGGCATCCAGCCCACCATGTACCGCGGCCGTCTCTGGACCATGCGCCAGTACGCCGGCTTCGGCACCGCCGAAGAATCAAACCAGCGCTACCGCTACCTCCTGTCCCAGGGCCAGACCGGCCTTTCCGTAGCGTTCGACCTCCCTACCCAGATCGGCTACGACTCAGATGACCCCATGGCCGCCGGCGAAGTCGGCAAGGTCGGCGTTGCCATCGACTCCATCGAAGACATGCTCGTGCTCTTCGATGGCATCCCGCTCGATAAAGTCACCACCTCCATGACTATCAACGCGACGGCCGCCATCCTCCTCGCCCTCTACGTGGCCGTCGGCAAACACCAGGGCGTTTCCCCAGATAGGCTCGGCGGGACGGTCCAGAACGACATCCTCAAGGAATACATCGCCCGCGGGACCTACATCTACCCGCCGAAACCCTCCATGCGGCTCATTACCGACATCTTTGCCTACTGCAAAGACAACGTACCGCAGTGGAACACCATCTCCATCTCCGGCTACCACATGCGCGAGGCGGGCTGTACCGCCGCCCAGGAGATCGCCTTCACCCTCGCCAACGGCATCGCCTACGTCGAAGCCGCTCTCGGCGCCGGTCTCGATGTCGATGAGTTCGCCGGCCGGCTCTCCTTCTTCTTCGCCTGCCACAACAACTTCCTCGAAGAAGTCGCAAAATTCCGCGCCGCCCGCCGCCTCTGGGCCCACATCATGCGCGACCGCTTCGAGGCGAAGAACCCGCGCTCCCAGATGCTCCGCTTCCACACCCAGACCGGCGGCGCCACCCTCACCGCCCAGCAGCCCGAGAACAACATCGTCCGCACCACCGTCCAGGCCCTCGCGGCCGTGCTCGGCGGCACCCAGTCGCTCCATACGAACTCCATGGACGAGGCGCTCGCCCTCCCGACCGAGAAGGCCGTCCAGATCGCCCTCCGCACCCAGCAGATCCTCGCCTACGAAAGCGGCGTCGCCGACGTCATTGACCCCCTCGGCGGCTCCTACTTCGTTGAAGACCTCACCAACCGGCTCGAAGCAGAAGCCCGGGAGTACATCAAAACGATCGACAGCATGGGCGGCGCACTGGCCGCCATCGAAAAGGGCTTCCAGCAGAAGGAGATCCAGGAAGCCGCCTACCGCTACCAGATGCAGGTCGAAAATAAGGAGCGGATCATCGTCGGCGTAAACGAGTTCATCGTCGCTGAGGAGGAGCAACCCGAAATCCTCCGCGTCGACCCCGCCATCGGGCAGCGCCAGGTCGAAAAGCTCCGGAGGCTCCGCGCCACCCGCGATAACGCTGCCGTCGAACGGATGCTCGACCGCATCGAACAGGCCGCCCGCGGCACGGAAAACCTCGTTCCCATCATGATCGAGGCCGTCGAAAACCGGGTCACCCTCGGCGAAATCAGCCACCGCCTTCGCAAGGTGTGGGGCGAACAGCGTGAGCCGGTGTTCATCTGA
- a CDS encoding winged helix-turn-helix transcriptional regulator: MDGSLSPRFLSCLLVAPGALETRHFVRALHSGGLAVLEREPGEAALRMAESGEFDLVCRAIEGDGVSGLVDVARLAACGRPVVAVFAAALPELVAEAFTAGAEACLELGADPRVVVAQVRAVLRRAGAYDAASGANSGVLQVGDLVVDVDRCEVQRGGMVVPLTAAEFRIVEYMARNSGRVLRPHEILNAVSDDYRYLPREAQDVFKVYVRRIRRKLEPDEQAPRYLVTVRGFGYRLEGGRERVMLPARQA; the protein is encoded by the coding sequence ATGGACGGCAGCCTTTCTCCCCGCTTCCTCAGCTGCCTGCTGGTTGCTCCGGGCGCTCTGGAGACCCGCCACTTTGTCCGTGCGCTGCACAGCGGGGGACTGGCGGTGCTCGAGCGGGAGCCCGGCGAAGCAGCGCTGCGGATGGCGGAGTCGGGGGAATTCGACCTGGTCTGCCGCGCGATCGAAGGCGACGGAGTTTCCGGGCTGGTCGATGTGGCGCGGCTGGCAGCGTGCGGGAGGCCGGTGGTCGCGGTGTTCGCAGCAGCGCTCCCGGAGCTGGTCGCTGAGGCATTCACGGCCGGGGCGGAGGCCTGCCTGGAGCTTGGGGCAGACCCGCGGGTGGTGGTCGCGCAGGTGCGCGCCGTGCTGCGGCGGGCCGGGGCGTATGATGCGGCCAGCGGCGCGAATAGCGGCGTCCTTCAGGTCGGCGACCTTGTGGTCGATGTTGATCGATGCGAGGTGCAGCGCGGGGGGATGGTGGTACCACTCACCGCGGCGGAATTCCGGATCGTGGAGTACATGGCCCGCAACAGCGGGCGGGTGCTCAGGCCGCACGAAATCCTGAACGCCGTCTCGGATGATTACCGCTATCTTCCGCGGGAAGCACAGGACGTGTTCAAGGTCTATGTCCGCCGGATTCGGCGGAAGCTCGAGCCGGACGAGCAGGCCCCGCGGTACCTGGTGACGGTGCGGGGTTTCGGCTACCGGCTCGAGGGCGGCCGGGAGCGCGTGATGCTCCCGGCACGGCAGGCCTGA
- a CDS encoding YybH family protein, whose amino-acid sequence MDIERFNAEWLLAWTEKDVPRLLAFYHPEVEYRDGQVPQGVKGHAALRAYLEGLFAATPPMTYVPDEVWPIAGGYCGRWYCTVTLPDGSARRLRGFDLVLLDGDRISFNEVYTHNLP is encoded by the coding sequence ATGGACATCGAACGGTTCAACGCAGAGTGGCTGCTGGCATGGACGGAGAAGGACGTCCCCCGGCTGCTGGCGTTCTATCACCCGGAGGTTGAGTACCGGGACGGCCAGGTGCCGCAGGGCGTGAAAGGGCATGCGGCGCTGAGGGCGTACCTCGAGGGGCTGTTCGCCGCGACGCCGCCCATGACTTACGTGCCTGACGAGGTCTGGCCGATCGCGGGCGGCTACTGCGGGCGCTGGTACTGCACGGTGACGCTGCCCGACGGCTCCGCGCGGAGGCTGCGGGGGTTCGACCTTGTGCTCCTCGACGGAGACCGGATTAGCTTCAACGAGGTCTATACGCACAACCTGCCGTAG
- a CDS encoding epoxide hydrolase family protein, which produces MSIRPFAISVPDEVLADLRERLARTRWPEQLPGAGWDYGANLDYIRELCDYWANGYDWRLHEGHLNRYPGFLAEVDGVDLHFWHITSGNPSAIPLLLVHGWPGSIFEFYFIIDRLVHPEAHGNSAADAFDLVIPALPGFGFGGKPRERGWGISRIAAAFHTLMTRELGYRRYGVQGGDWGGIISAKMASAYPESVIGAHLNFLFVQPPPNPTEEDRKHIAARDAFQANETGYSLTQGTKPDSLTLAQSDSPAGLAAWVVEKFHTWGDVGSNIEDTFSKDVLLTNLMFYWAPNSVASSARIYYEARRDPAGFVYPRVEVPTGVAVFPREPWRVPRHWAEQRFNIVHWTEMPRGGHFAALEQPALLASDIIAFFRKLRTG; this is translated from the coding sequence ATGAGCATCCGCCCCTTCGCCATCAGCGTACCCGATGAGGTCCTCGCCGACCTCCGCGAACGGCTCGCCCGGACCCGCTGGCCGGAGCAGCTCCCCGGCGCCGGCTGGGACTACGGCGCCAACCTGGACTACATCCGCGAACTCTGTGACTACTGGGCCAACGGCTACGACTGGCGCCTCCACGAAGGCCACCTCAATCGGTATCCCGGCTTCCTCGCAGAGGTCGATGGCGTCGACCTTCACTTCTGGCATATCACGAGCGGAAACCCATCCGCCATCCCCCTCCTCCTGGTGCACGGCTGGCCCGGCTCCATCTTCGAGTTCTACTTCATCATCGACCGGCTCGTGCACCCCGAAGCCCACGGCAACTCCGCCGCCGATGCCTTCGACCTCGTCATCCCGGCGCTCCCCGGTTTCGGCTTCGGCGGCAAGCCCCGTGAGCGCGGCTGGGGTATCTCCCGCATCGCGGCCGCCTTCCACACCCTTATGACCCGCGAGCTTGGCTACCGTCGCTACGGCGTCCAGGGCGGCGACTGGGGCGGCATCATCTCCGCCAAAATGGCCTCCGCCTATCCCGAAAGCGTCATCGGTGCACACCTGAACTTCCTCTTCGTCCAGCCCCCGCCGAACCCGACCGAAGAAGACCGCAAACACATCGCCGCCCGCGACGCGTTCCAGGCGAACGAAACCGGCTACTCGCTCACCCAGGGAACGAAACCCGATTCCCTCACCCTCGCCCAGTCCGATTCCCCGGCCGGGCTCGCCGCCTGGGTCGTCGAAAAATTCCATACCTGGGGCGATGTCGGCAGCAATATCGAAGACACGTTCTCCAAAGATGTGCTGCTCACGAACCTCATGTTCTACTGGGCGCCGAACAGCGTCGCCTCTTCGGCCCGCATCTACTACGAGGCGCGCCGCGACCCCGCCGGCTTCGTCTACCCGCGGGTCGAAGTGCCCACCGGCGTCGCCGTCTTCCCGCGCGAGCCGTGGAGGGTGCCCCGCCACTGGGCAGAGCAGCGCTTCAACATCGTCCACTGGACCGAAATGCCGCGGGGCGGCCACTTCGCAGCTCTCGAACAGCCGGCCCTCCTCGCCAGCGACATCATCGCCTTCTTCCGCAAGCTCCGGACCGGCTGA
- a CDS encoding Gfo/Idh/MocA family protein, which translates to MHVPVVGLIGCGHIGRFHSRNLRGAIRSGVVDARYVAVCDRDRSRAEAFAGIVGAELVTDDASELLDYPGLTAVYICTETAEHPALVAEAARRGLDIFCEKPLARTLTEVEAMVEAVEGAGVINQVGLVLRYSPVLTVLADLMRDPGLGPLLTAHLRDDQFFPVRGHYNSSWRGSFERAGGGTLIEHSIHDVDVFRWLFGEIAAVRCHTREATPGHPGVEDVALVTFQHAGGHQTTLTSVWHGLDDRPSTRFLEVFFEGGYFATEHDFLGPIRVQGRSGPVRELSADEVFERYVALAGLNEEQAALARAGMLEDVAFLQSAAARRPAFPDFRTALAAHRVVDACYRSAREGREVRLDSPGR; encoded by the coding sequence TTGCACGTACCAGTCGTCGGGCTCATCGGCTGCGGCCATATCGGCCGGTTTCACTCGCGGAATTTGCGCGGGGCTATCCGCTCGGGCGTCGTCGATGCGCGATACGTTGCGGTCTGCGACCGCGACCGCTCCCGGGCGGAGGCGTTCGCGGGCATCGTGGGTGCAGAGCTGGTCACCGACGACGCGTCGGAGCTGCTCGACTATCCGGGTTTGACCGCCGTCTACATCTGCACGGAGACGGCCGAACACCCGGCGCTGGTCGCGGAGGCGGCCCGGCGAGGGCTCGACATCTTCTGCGAAAAGCCGCTCGCCCGGACGCTGACGGAGGTGGAGGCGATGGTGGAGGCGGTCGAGGGCGCGGGGGTCATCAACCAGGTAGGACTGGTGCTGCGGTACTCCCCGGTGCTGACCGTGCTGGCCGACCTGATGCGCGACCCCGGGCTCGGGCCGCTCCTGACGGCCCACCTGCGGGATGACCAGTTCTTTCCGGTCCGCGGGCATTACAACAGCAGCTGGCGGGGCAGCTTCGAACGGGCTGGCGGTGGGACGCTCATCGAGCATTCGATCCATGACGTGGATGTGTTCCGCTGGCTGTTCGGGGAGATTGCGGCGGTGCGCTGTCACACGAGGGAGGCGACGCCGGGGCACCCAGGGGTGGAGGATGTTGCGCTGGTGACATTCCAGCACGCAGGCGGCCACCAGACGACGCTCACATCGGTGTGGCACGGGCTCGACGACCGTCCATCGACACGGTTCCTTGAAGTCTTTTTCGAGGGCGGGTACTTCGCGACCGAACACGACTTTCTCGGCCCGATCCGCGTGCAGGGGCGCAGCGGGCCGGTGCGCGAACTGAGCGCCGACGAGGTGTTCGAACGGTATGTCGCGCTGGCCGGTCTGAACGAGGAGCAGGCGGCGCTGGCCCGCGCGGGGATGCTGGAGGACGTTGCGTTCCTGCAGAGCGCGGCGGCGCGGCGGCCTGCGTTTCCGGACTTCCGGACGGCGCTGGCGGCGCACCGCGTGGTCGATGCGTGCTACCGGAGCGCCCGGGAGGGCAGAGAGGTGCGGCTGGATTCGCCGGGGCGCTGA